One Janthinobacterium sp. TB1-E2 genomic region harbors:
- a CDS encoding DUF3369 domain-containing protein, giving the protein MTDLKADADDNWLLDEDEPVASPSGLAAPDQRLWRVLIVDDDVDVHAVTRLALRNVSFKGRELELFSAYSGREGYEILRDTPDIALVLLDVVMETDDAGLILAKRIRADLNNSIVRVVLRTGQPGQAPEQRVIIEYDINDYKAKTELTTQKLFTTVISALRAYESLMMLERSRIGLGKILAGATNLYQIHSLREFASGVLNQVSAILDVGADGVLCLMQGGAGRPEVVAATGTYAVLAESEAMPADHALTPTIDKAFAEKRSQFEHPANVLFIHTEGNRELAISVTPPWPLAQIQRDLLEVFCQRIAAAFDNLYMFGQLRKAQEATVVALADLAEFRDSDTGGHVRRVQLLSDAIAQRMQQRGAYADELSPQLLDMIGLASILHDVGKVATPDAVLLKPGKHTDEERTQMQLHASVGRTILERAANMVDGVSYLTYGAQIAGGHHEHFDGAGYPNGLKGRDIPVAARIVAVVDVFDALLHERPYKEPWPYPQVREYIEQRSGSQFDPEVVAALLDLIDNEPQLWHPEHATA; this is encoded by the coding sequence ATGACCGACCTCAAAGCCGATGCAGATGATAACTGGCTGCTCGACGAAGATGAGCCGGTGGCCAGTCCCTCCGGGCTGGCCGCGCCCGACCAGCGCCTGTGGCGTGTGCTGATCGTCGATGACGACGTCGATGTGCATGCGGTCACGCGGCTGGCGCTGCGCAATGTCAGTTTCAAGGGCCGCGAACTGGAACTGTTTTCCGCCTACAGCGGCCGCGAAGGATACGAGATCCTGCGCGACACGCCCGATATCGCGCTGGTACTGCTCGACGTGGTGATGGAAACGGATGACGCGGGCCTGATCCTTGCCAAGCGCATCCGCGCCGACCTGAACAACTCCATCGTGCGCGTCGTGCTGCGCACGGGCCAGCCGGGCCAGGCGCCCGAGCAGCGCGTCATCATCGAATACGATATCAACGATTACAAGGCGAAGACGGAACTGACGACGCAAAAGCTGTTTACCACCGTCATTTCGGCCCTGCGCGCCTACGAGAGCCTGATGATGCTCGAGCGCAGCCGCATCGGCCTGGGCAAGATCCTCGCCGGCGCCACCAATCTGTACCAGATCCATTCGCTGCGCGAATTCGCTTCCGGCGTGCTGAACCAGGTCAGCGCCATCCTCGACGTGGGCGCCGATGGCGTGCTGTGCCTGATGCAGGGAGGCGCCGGACGGCCCGAGGTGGTGGCCGCCACGGGCACATATGCCGTGCTGGCCGAATCCGAAGCGATGCCGGCGGATCACGCGCTCACGCCCACCATCGACAAGGCGTTCGCGGAAAAGCGCAGCCAGTTCGAGCATCCCGCCAACGTGCTGTTCATCCACACGGAAGGCAACCGCGAACTGGCCATCTCCGTTACGCCGCCGTGGCCGCTGGCGCAGATCCAGCGCGATCTGCTGGAAGTGTTTTGCCAGCGCATCGCCGCCGCCTTCGACAACCTGTACATGTTCGGCCAGCTGCGCAAGGCGCAGGAAGCGACCGTCGTGGCGCTGGCCGACCTGGCCGAGTTCCGCGACAGCGACACGGGCGGCCACGTGCGGCGCGTGCAGCTCTTGTCCGACGCCATCGCCCAGCGCATGCAGCAGCGCGGCGCGTATGCCGACGAGCTCAGCCCGCAGCTGCTCGACATGATCGGCCTGGCCAGCATCCTGCACGACGTGGGCAAGGTGGCCACGCCGGACGCCGTGCTATTGAAACCAGGCAAGCATACGGACGAGGAGCGCACGCAGATGCAGCTGCATGCCAGCGTCGGGCGCACCATCCTCGAGCGGGCCGCCAACATGGTCGACGGCGTCAGCTACCTGACCTATGGCGCGCAGATCGCCGGCGGCCACCACGAACACTTCGATGGCGCCGGCTACCCGAATGGCCTGAAAGGGCGCGACATCCCCGTGGCCGCGCGCATCGTTGCCGTGGTCGACGTCTTCGATGCCTTGCTGCATGAGCGGCCCTATAAGGAGCCGTGGCCGTATCCGCAGGTGCGCGAATACATCGAACAGCGCAGCGGCAGCCAGTTCGATCCGGAAGTAGTGGCGGCACTGCTGGACCTGATCGACAACGAGCCGCAACTGTGGCATCCGGAGCACGCCACGGCTTGA
- a CDS encoding response regulator — MKELKGLSALIIEPHPGMRASLHNMLNLCGLAKIDDAASSGQAIRMLGSKSYDLILCEYDLDGGQDGQQMLEDLRHHKLMHASTMFFMVTGEGSFAKVVSAVELLPTDYILKPFTADNMLERIGRALDKRNAFVPVYELIDVGNERAAIAACAEGASLYPRYATDFLRLRAELHLLLGEAGDAEPIYAALYESKSIGWARLGQAKTQFLLGEYEAAQGTLEGLLENNKRFLDAYDWLARTHLAQGKPELAQAALSEAVALSPHAVRRLRRLGEAALAADDIEMAEKSLKLVVSKAKYSEFRDPEDHVRLVQTLVRKGDPLQAGAVIRDLDKSMGGQKNAELCSALCSAMLHAHTGNEERLQQSLDAALAANRHSVGGSNILKTELARHCLAHGREDGAAEVMREVMRNAPDSAAMTRAMAVFEQAGREELAKALARQSRQEVADMVAAGAARAGEGDFRGAVDLMGEAVTRLPDNPQVVFNAAVAVLKCLEHEGWDERMGQQALTFIAGVRRLDPRNPKLPVLSGLHQQLLRKYKPLGNSWMHPPDAR; from the coding sequence ATGAAAGAACTCAAGGGCCTCAGCGCACTGATCATCGAACCGCATCCGGGCATGCGCGCCAGCCTGCACAATATGCTCAACCTGTGCGGCCTGGCGAAGATCGACGACGCGGCCAGCTCGGGTCAGGCGATCCGCATGCTGGGCAGCAAATCGTATGATCTGATCCTGTGCGAATACGACCTCGACGGCGGGCAGGATGGCCAGCAGATGCTGGAAGACTTGCGCCACCACAAGTTGATGCACGCATCGACCATGTTCTTCATGGTCACGGGCGAAGGCAGCTTTGCCAAGGTGGTCAGTGCCGTCGAGCTGTTGCCCACCGATTACATCCTCAAGCCATTCACCGCTGACAACATGCTCGAGCGCATCGGCCGCGCGCTGGACAAGCGCAATGCCTTCGTGCCCGTGTATGAACTGATCGACGTGGGCAACGAGCGCGCGGCGATCGCCGCCTGCGCCGAGGGTGCCAGCCTGTATCCGCGCTACGCCACGGATTTCCTGCGCCTGCGCGCGGAATTGCATTTGCTGCTGGGCGAGGCGGGCGACGCCGAGCCGATCTACGCAGCCTTGTACGAGAGCAAGTCCATCGGCTGGGCGCGCCTGGGACAGGCCAAGACGCAGTTCCTGCTGGGCGAATACGAAGCGGCGCAGGGCACCCTGGAAGGACTGCTGGAAAACAACAAGCGTTTTCTCGACGCCTATGACTGGCTGGCGCGCACGCACTTGGCGCAAGGCAAGCCGGAACTGGCGCAGGCGGCCCTGAGCGAAGCGGTGGCCCTGTCGCCGCACGCCGTGCGCCGCTTGCGCCGCCTGGGCGAGGCGGCCCTGGCGGCCGACGATATCGAGATGGCGGAAAAATCCCTCAAATTGGTGGTCAGCAAGGCCAAGTATTCGGAATTCCGCGATCCGGAAGACCATGTGCGGCTCGTGCAGACCCTGGTGCGCAAGGGCGACCCGCTGCAGGCGGGCGCCGTGATCCGCGACCTCGACAAGTCGATGGGCGGGCAAAAGAATGCGGAACTGTGCAGCGCCCTGTGCAGCGCCATGCTGCATGCGCATACGGGCAACGAAGAGCGCCTGCAGCAATCGCTGGACGCGGCGCTGGCCGCCAACCGCCACAGCGTGGGCGGCTCGAACATACTGAAAACCGAACTGGCGCGCCACTGCCTGGCGCATGGGCGCGAGGATGGCGCGGCCGAGGTGATGCGCGAAGTCATGCGCAACGCGCCCGACAGCGCCGCCATGACGCGCGCCATGGCCGTGTTCGAACAGGCGGGACGCGAAGAGCTGGCCAAGGCGCTGGCGCGGCAAAGCCGCCAGGAAGTGGCCGACATGGTGGCGGCCGGCGCCGCCCGCGCGGGAGAGGGCGATTTCCGCGGCGCCGTCGACCTGATGGGCGAGGCCGTCACGCGCCTGCCCGATAATCCGCAAGTAGTCTTCAATGCGGCCGTGGCCGTGCTGAAATGCCTGGAGCACGAGGGCTGGGATGAACGCATGGGCCAGCAGGCGCTGACGTTTATCGCCGGCGTGCGCCGTTTGGACCCGCGCAACCCCAAATTGCCTGTGCTGTCGGGCCTGCATCAGCAGTTGTTGCGTAAATATAAGCCCCTAGGCAACTCCTGGATGCATCCGCCGGACGCCAGGTAA
- the tuf gene encoding elongation factor Tu → MAKGKFERTKPHVNVGTIGHVDHGKTTLTAAIATVLSKKFGGEAKAYDQIDAAPEEKARGITINTAHVEYETETRHYAHVDCPGHADYIKNMITGAAQMDGAILVCSAADGPMPQTREHILLARQVGVPYIIVFLNKCDLVDDAELLELVEMEVRELLSKYEFPGDDLPIIKGSARMALEGKEGEMGVDAVLRLADALDAYIPTPERAVDGAFLMPVEDVFSISGRGTVVTGRIERGIVKVGEEIEIVGITDTVKTTCTGVEMFRKLLDQGQAGDNVGLLLRGTKREDVQRGQVLAKPGSIKPHAHFTGEIYVLSKDEGGRHTPFFNNYRPQFYFRTTDVTGSIELPADKEMVMPGDNVSITVKLINPIAMEEGLRFAIREGGRTVGAGVVAKILA, encoded by the coding sequence ATGGCAAAAGGTAAATTCGAACGGACCAAGCCGCACGTCAACGTCGGCACCATCGGCCACGTCGACCACGGTAAAACCACGCTGACCGCTGCAATCGCAACGGTTCTGTCGAAGAAATTCGGCGGCGAAGCTAAAGCATACGACCAGATCGATGCAGCACCAGAAGAAAAAGCGCGCGGTATCACGATCAACACCGCCCACGTCGAGTACGAAACGGAAACGCGTCACTACGCGCACGTTGACTGCCCAGGCCACGCCGATTACATCAAAAACATGATTACCGGTGCAGCCCAGATGGACGGCGCGATCCTGGTGTGCTCCGCAGCTGACGGCCCAATGCCACAGACCCGCGAACACATCCTGCTGGCCCGCCAAGTTGGCGTTCCATACATCATCGTGTTTCTGAACAAGTGCGACCTGGTCGACGACGCAGAGCTGCTGGAACTGGTTGAAATGGAAGTGCGCGAGCTGTTGTCGAAGTACGAATTCCCAGGCGACGACCTGCCAATCATCAAAGGTTCGGCACGTATGGCGCTGGAAGGCAAAGAGGGCGAAATGGGCGTTGACGCAGTGCTGCGTCTGGCCGATGCGCTGGATGCTTACATCCCAACGCCAGAGCGCGCTGTTGACGGTGCATTCCTGATGCCAGTGGAAGACGTGTTCTCGATCTCGGGTCGCGGTACCGTTGTGACCGGTCGTATCGAGCGCGGCATTGTCAAAGTCGGCGAAGAGATCGAAATCGTCGGTATCACCGATACCGTCAAAACGACTTGCACCGGCGTGGAAATGTTCCGCAAGCTGCTGGACCAAGGTCAAGCTGGCGACAACGTTGGTCTGCTGCTGCGCGGCACCAAGCGTGAAGACGTGCAACGTGGTCAAGTTCTGGCCAAGCCAGGCTCGATCAAGCCGCATGCACACTTCACCGGCGAGATCTATGTTCTGTCGAAAGACGAAGGCGGCCGTCATACGCCATTCTTCAACAACTATCGTCCACAGTTCTACTTCCGTACGACGGACGTGACTGGTTCGATCGAGTTGCCAGCAGACAAAGAAATGGTCATGCCAGGCGATAACGTGTCGATCACCGTCAAGCTGATCAACCCGATCGCGATGGAAGAAGGTCTGCGCTTCGCTATCCGTGAAGGCGGCCGTACCGTCGGCGCCGGCGTGGTTGCAAAAATCCTCGCATAA
- the secE gene encoding preprotein translocase subunit SecE, whose product MSNQSVQTVSTSSDKIKVALAIVAAIAGVVGFYYLAGQPALVRASALVAGLVIAVALLYVSTTGREFLNFAKEAVRETKKVVWPTRKEATQITAIVFAFVLVMAIFLWGTDKLLEFLLYDVILGWKK is encoded by the coding sequence ATGTCAAATCAATCCGTGCAAACCGTTAGCACGTCGAGTGACAAGATAAAAGTCGCGCTGGCAATAGTGGCTGCGATTGCAGGAGTAGTCGGGTTTTATTACCTGGCAGGCCAACCAGCTCTGGTGCGTGCAAGCGCGCTTGTGGCTGGTTTGGTTATTGCTGTTGCGCTCTTGTATGTCTCGACGACCGGCCGTGAATTTCTCAATTTCGCCAAAGAAGCTGTGCGCGAAACCAAGAAAGTCGTTTGGCCTACCCGCAAAGAAGCCACGCAGATTACTGCGATCGTGTTTGCCTTTGTGCTGGTCATGGCGATTTTCCTGTGGGGCACGGATAAATTGCTCGAGTTTTTGTTGTATGACGTAATTCTTGGTTGGAAAAAATAA
- the nusG gene encoding transcription termination/antitermination protein NusG, producing the protein MSENVHDEAADESVPGDAPVADTGAALSVPVSSKRWYVVHAYSGMEKSVMRALTERIERAGMQDQFGQILVPIEEVVEVKNGVKSVTERRFYPGYVLVEMEMTDESWHLVKNTSKVTGFIGGKSNKPTPISAREIDGIMKQMQEGVEKPRPKTLYEVGEQVRIKDGPFTDFNGNVEEVNYEKSKVRVSVTIFGRATPVELEFGQVEKV; encoded by the coding sequence ATGAGCGAAAATGTGCATGATGAAGCGGCGGACGAGTCCGTTCCGGGCGACGCTCCGGTAGCGGACACTGGTGCAGCGCTGAGCGTGCCAGTCAGCAGCAAGCGCTGGTATGTCGTGCATGCTTATTCCGGCATGGAAAAAAGCGTCATGCGCGCACTGACCGAGCGCATCGAGCGCGCGGGCATGCAAGACCAGTTCGGCCAGATCCTGGTGCCGATCGAAGAAGTTGTTGAAGTCAAGAATGGGGTGAAGTCCGTCACCGAACGTCGTTTCTATCCTGGCTATGTGCTGGTTGAAATGGAAATGACGGACGAGAGCTGGCACTTGGTCAAGAACACCAGCAAGGTTACCGGTTTCATTGGTGGCAAGTCGAACAAGCCGACGCCGATCTCCGCGCGCGAAATCGACGGCATCATGAAGCAGATGCAGGAAGGTGTTGAAAAGCCCCGTCCAAAGACCTTGTACGAAGTGGGCGAGCAAGTTCGCATCAAGGATGGTCCGTTCACCGACTTCAACGGCAATGTCGAAGAAGTCAACTACGAGAAATCCAAAGTGCGCGTCTCGGTCACCATTTTCGGCCGCGCTACCCCGGTAGAGCTCGAATTCGGCCAGGTCGAAAAAGTTTAA
- the rplK gene encoding 50S ribosomal protein L11 → MAKKIIGFIKLQVPAGKANPSPPIGPALGQRGLNIMEFCKAFNAQTQGLEPGMPIPVVITAFADKSFTFVMKTPPATYLIKKAAAITKGSPKPHTDKVGTLTRAQAEEIAKLKTPDLTAADMDAAVRTIAGSARSIGITVEGVV, encoded by the coding sequence ATGGCAAAGAAAATCATTGGTTTTATCAAGCTGCAAGTTCCAGCTGGTAAAGCAAACCCATCCCCACCAATCGGTCCAGCTCTGGGTCAACGTGGTCTGAACATCATGGAATTCTGCAAGGCCTTCAATGCACAGACCCAAGGTCTGGAGCCAGGCATGCCGATTCCAGTCGTGATCACCGCGTTCGCTGACAAGTCCTTCACATTCGTGATGAAGACGCCTCCAGCAACCTACCTGATCAAAAAAGCTGCTGCGATCACCAAAGGTTCGCCGAAGCCACATACCGACAAAGTCGGTACGCTGACCCGCGCACAAGCTGAAGAAATCGCTAAATTGAAAACCCCTGATCTGACCGCTGCCGACATGGATGCTGCTGTACGCACCATCGCTGGTTCCGCTCGTTCGATTGGTATCACGGTGGAAGGTGTTGTATAA
- the rplA gene encoding 50S ribosomal protein L1 yields the protein MAKLSKRIKALKAKVDRTKVYAFDNAVALIKECATAKFNESIDVSVQLGVDPKKSDQVVRGSVVLPAGTGKTVRVAVFASGEKAEAAKAAGADIVGMEDLAEQIKAGDMPFDIVIASPDTMRIVGTLGQILGPRGMMPNPKVGTVTPDVATAVKNAKAGQVQYRTDKSGIIHATIGRKSFADADLKSNLVALIDALNKAKPASSKGVYLRKVSLSSTMGAGVRVDQASLAA from the coding sequence ATGGCTAAGTTATCCAAACGTATCAAGGCTTTGAAAGCCAAAGTCGACCGTACCAAAGTGTACGCTTTCGACAACGCTGTCGCTCTGATCAAAGAGTGCGCAACGGCCAAGTTCAATGAATCGATCGACGTATCGGTACAACTGGGTGTTGATCCTAAGAAATCCGACCAAGTGGTGCGCGGCTCCGTCGTGCTGCCAGCTGGTACCGGCAAAACCGTACGCGTGGCAGTATTCGCGTCGGGCGAAAAAGCGGAAGCTGCTAAAGCAGCTGGCGCCGACATCGTTGGTATGGAAGACCTGGCTGAGCAGATCAAAGCCGGCGACATGCCTTTCGACATCGTTATCGCTTCGCCAGATACCATGCGTATCGTTGGTACCCTGGGTCAGATCCTGGGCCCACGCGGCATGATGCCTAACCCGAAAGTTGGCACTGTTACTCCTGACGTCGCTACCGCCGTGAAAAACGCGAAAGCCGGTCAAGTTCAGTACCGTACCGACAAATCCGGTATCATCCACGCTACCATCGGCCGTAAATCGTTCGCTGACGCAGATCTGAAGTCGAATCTGGTCGCACTGATCGACGCACTGAACAAAGCCAAGCCAGCATCGAGCAAAGGCGTGTACCTGCGCAAAGTTTCGCTGTCGTCGACCATGGGCGCTGGCGTCCGTGTTGACCAGGCTAGCCTGGCAGCTTAA
- the rplJ gene encoding 50S ribosomal protein L10, with amino-acid sequence MSLNLNDKKAVVAEVSAQVANAQTIVVAEYRGIQVGHLTQLRAKARAQGVYLRVLKNTLARRSVEGTAFASLADAMTGPLIYSISADAVAAAKVIADFAKTNDKLVIKAGNYAGKPLDTAAVTALASIPSREVLISQLLGVMLAPVSGFARGLAALAAKKGEGAEAPAEAAAEEAPAAA; translated from the coding sequence GTGAGTCTCAATCTGAATGACAAAAAGGCCGTCGTCGCCGAAGTTTCCGCACAAGTAGCAAATGCGCAAACGATCGTCGTGGCCGAATATCGTGGCATCCAGGTTGGTCACTTGACGCAACTGCGTGCTAAAGCGCGTGCCCAAGGCGTGTACCTGCGTGTGTTGAAAAACACTCTGGCTCGTCGCTCCGTTGAAGGTACCGCATTCGCCAGCCTGGCAGATGCCATGACCGGCCCGTTGATCTACTCGATCTCGGCCGATGCCGTTGCAGCAGCTAAAGTCATCGCTGACTTCGCTAAAACCAACGACAAACTGGTCATCAAAGCAGGTAACTACGCAGGCAAGCCGCTGGATACAGCTGCTGTCACCGCGTTGGCGAGCATTCCTAGCCGTGAAGTCCTCATTTCGCAGTTGTTGGGCGTTATGCTGGCTCCGGTTTCGGGCTTTGCACGTGGTCTGGCTGCCCTGGCAGCGAAAAAAGGCGAAGGCGCCGAAGCTCCTGCAGAAGCAGCAGCAGAAGAAGCCCCAGCAGCCGCTTAA
- the rplL gene encoding 50S ribosomal protein L7/L12: protein MAISKDDILEAVSAMSVMDLNDLVKAFEEKFGVSAAAMASAGPAAGPAAAAEEQTEFNVILDTFGANKVGVIKAVREITGLGLKEAKDLVDGAPKTVKEAVSKADAEAAQKKLVEAGATASIK, encoded by the coding sequence ATGGCAATTAGCAAAGACGATATCCTGGAAGCAGTTAGCGCCATGTCCGTAATGGACCTGAACGACCTGGTTAAAGCATTCGAAGAAAAATTCGGCGTGTCCGCAGCAGCGATGGCTTCGGCCGGTCCTGCAGCAGGCCCAGCAGCAGCTGCTGAAGAACAAACCGAATTCAACGTCATCCTTGACACCTTCGGCGCAAACAAAGTTGGCGTTATTAAAGCAGTTCGCGAAATCACCGGCCTGGGCTTGAAAGAAGCTAAAGACCTGGTCGATGGCGCACCAAAAACTGTGAAAGAAGCAGTGTCGAAAGCTGACGCTGAAGCAGCACAGAAGAAACTGGTAGAAGCCGGCGCAACCGCTTCGATCAAGTAA